From Nguyenibacter vanlangensis, one genomic window encodes:
- a CDS encoding sulfotransferase family 2 domain-containing protein, with product MTERYGAMAASAQDTPRAERQASGQDASQDPASLALGERLVRLAGLRLVGDLHERAADWGVALPPGAKRRRRLDLIRARGVLFIHVPKNAGTSVSVALYGRELRHETIRAYLNAAPDLAATLPSFAILRDPVDRFVSAYEFARRGGAHRQVAAPFRARYMGFRTLDDALDHVERARSPYGVDHVFRPQSWYVTDRSGRVAVDHLIPLPALAHAGRIVPALKDVRFPHLNGGAATRLVPSAAQRARIHALYRADFDLMAHGTISGGTISGGTISGATSVGASAP from the coding sequence ATGACGGAACGATACGGCGCGATGGCGGCCTCGGCGCAGGATACGCCCCGGGCGGAAAGGCAGGCGTCCGGCCAGGATGCGTCGCAAGACCCCGCATCCCTCGCGCTGGGCGAACGCCTGGTCCGGCTGGCGGGGCTGCGGCTGGTCGGCGACCTGCATGAACGCGCGGCCGACTGGGGCGTGGCGCTGCCGCCCGGCGCCAAGCGGCGCCGCCGGCTGGATTTGATCCGCGCGCGCGGCGTGCTGTTCATCCACGTGCCGAAGAACGCCGGCACGTCGGTGTCGGTCGCGCTCTATGGCCGCGAATTGCGGCACGAGACGATACGCGCCTACCTGAATGCCGCGCCGGACCTGGCGGCCACGCTACCCAGCTTCGCCATCCTGCGCGATCCCGTGGACCGCTTCGTCTCGGCGTACGAGTTCGCGCGGCGCGGCGGCGCGCACCGGCAGGTCGCGGCGCCGTTCCGTGCGCGCTATATGGGGTTCCGCACGCTGGACGACGCGCTGGACCATGTCGAACGGGCGCGCAGCCCCTATGGGGTGGATCATGTTTTCCGCCCGCAATCCTGGTACGTCACCGACCGGTCGGGACGGGTGGCGGTCGATCACCTGATCCCGCTGCCGGCCCTGGCCCATGCCGGCCGGATCGTTCCGGCGCTGAAAGACGTGCGCTTTCCCCATCTGAACGGGGGCGCGGCAACCCGCCTGGTCCCCAGCGCCGCGCAACGCGCCCGGATCCATGCGCTCTATCGCGCCGATTTCGACCTCATGGCCCATGGGACGATATCGGGGGGGACGATATCGGGGGGGACGATATCGGGGGCGACATCGGTCGGGGCATCGGCGCCGTAG